Proteins from a single region of Paramormyrops kingsleyae isolate MSU_618 chromosome 9, PKINGS_0.4, whole genome shotgun sequence:
- the LOC140592676 gene encoding transmembrane protein 100: MSNCSLSERPPSTVIFDTRSEAVILPDGVVSVAGITVVTGGAELTCGSCLLAFGVWGTLIGVSVVLLGIWDQKAEKHGVSTLLALGLVILSLSLAMVLGVAGYRYSNKKKQVIDWGNDEGKVVMVDERNTGCVKTVTV; the protein is encoded by the coding sequence ATGTCAAACTGCAGCCTCTCTGAACGACCTCCTTCCACCGTGATATTTGACACCCGGTCGGAGGCGGTGATCTTGCCCGATGGTGTGGTTTCTGTGGCAGGCATCACCGTGGTGACGGGGGGTGCTGAGCTGACTTGTGGATCCTGCCTGTTGGCCTTCGGCGTTTGGGGAACCCTGATCGGCGTCAGCGTGGTCCTGCTCGGCATTTGGGACCAGAAGGCAGAGAAACACGGAGTTTCCACTCTGCTGGCTTTGGGACTGGTGATCCTGTCTCTTAGCTTAGCGATGGTGCTGGGAGTTGCTGGTTACCGCTACAGCAATAAAAAGAAACAAGTCATTGACTGGGGGAATGACGAGGGAAAAGTCGTGATGGTGGATGAGAGGAACACCGGTTGTGTGAAGACAGTTACTGTATAA
- the LOC111845804 gene encoding C-Jun-amino-terminal kinase-interacting protein 4 isoform X1 produces MEFSESILCAAGDLELDPEIVSEEAGKVYSELQSVIEAHGPEAVEPLVPILVWVLEGLASCRAQLKESEEEAEREKGERKELLERFQSERALRKESQERYLELDDQFEQERRAMRGREKERGQRERELERKAREQADQLVALEEQKSILARDLSTLKHTHNKLLHSYRDLLERRRDSERGDGSLSPRSPLGHSKPSEASVLQVKSRVETPPDRRLLEPLNPEDRRVGEDGGAGAASFLEAIINSTPELAEVDRRAEASRAEPGNVSDLGTEHEAGGQANGDVGGNNGEEEEEEEEEEDDDDDGESLEWELRNTDSVFSELSELSQDYVESVDRGASVRGGVDQQEGILSQYEELKRTNELIDGARRALISRVEELTSERASLSCELASYRETVMRLEGKVKELEEEVKRLRKELEQNPGEDSESLPGTGRRFSRSEMARVVMEKNQYKERLFELQESIRRSQAHRPSKEDRSVEERRTGVWRRFNRLFGLTKDPFPPPPGLLGGPPSIMAEQSHRQQLAVSQTQTDGAPPSTLSPRVRRKELYRDIRSHVWSTLGKRQIHGWSMPIPQTSSQVGNGAPPEPKDVPVLVQLRLLDQRDASAKVPLACATAVTPEISGDLMCSVWVISGPASSSDVTVIDPTRSNTVLDQFSLPPTSPALCLCAVPPAEGDSSGTVWIGTQDGSILVHSASTARRRCLQSISLSEGVHSLTYFQGHVIAGLANGSLCFFSRSSDDWDLQSRELLVLGSSPVQPLRCVLGRGDRLWVGYWNQIHVVAIEGRKVEHTFSVSEHHEQQVRFLGSVACGVWAACRLDTTLRLFDWASCRPLQEVDLAHLVTKTLGPAFLSLSPLQISSLAVICGRLWVGTGSGAIFSIPMLLSSEASIPYCTLAGAQLCYHGHRQAVKFIISTPGCLNLPSTGGSSVSTSRLILSGGEGYINFRIGDDGSDSLPEAVPQRSERSHMIIWQSSSPSLPSPAL; encoded by the exons atgGAGTTCAGCGAGAGcatcctctgtgctgctggcGACTTGGAGTTGGACCCTGAGATTGTGAGCGAGGAGGCTGGCAAGGTCTACTCTGAGCTACAG TCCGTGATCGAAGCCCACGGCCCTGAGGCAGTGGAGCCACTGGTGCCCATTCTGGTGTGGGTCCTGGAGGGGCTGGCAAGCTGCCGGGCCCAGCTGAAGGAGAGTGAGGAGGAGGCtgagagggagaagggggagCGGAAGGAGCTGCTGGAGAGGTTTCAGAGTGAGAGAGCCCTGCGCAAGGAGAGCCAGGAG CGGTACCTGGAGCTGGATGACCAATTCGAGCAGGAGCGAAGGGCGATGCGGGGCAGGGAGAAGGAGCGAGGGCAGAGGGAGCGAGAGCTGGAGAGAAAAGCGCGAGAGCAGGCTGACCAGT TGGTGGCCCTGGAGGAGCAGAAATCCATCCTGGCTCGAGACCTGAGCACtttgaaacacacacataataaG CTGCTGCACAGTTACCGGGACCttctggagaggaggagggACTCGGAGAGGGGAGACGGCTCTCTGTCTCCCAGAAG TCCCCTTGGCCATTCAAAGCCTTCTGAAGCTTCAGTCTTGCAG GTGAAATCGAGAGTAGAAACTCCCCCAGATCGCCGCCTTTTGGAGCCCCTCAATCCCGAGGACAGACGAGTAGGTGAGGATGGAGGGGCGGGTGCTGCGTCCTTCTTAGAAGCCATCATCAACTCCACACCTGAGCTGGCGGAGGTGGATCGCCGAGCTGAAGCCAG cagaGCTGAACCTGGGAATGTGAGCGACCTCGGGACGGAACATGAGGCCGGCGGGCAGGCAAATGGAGATGTGGGGGGCAACaatggagaggaggaggaggaggaggaggaggaggaggacgacgacgacgacggaGAGAGCCTGGAATGGGAGCTGAGGAACACTGACTCGGTCTTCTCCGAGCTGTCTGAACTGAGTCAAGATTACGTGGAGAGCGTGGACCGGGGGGCCAGTGTCCGAG GCGGTGTAGACCAGCAAGAGGGCATCCTGTCCCAATATGAGGAACTGAAACGTACCAA CGAACTGATTGATGGTGCCCGTAGAGCGCTGATCAGCCGCGTGGAGGAGCTGACCAGTGAGAGGGCTTCCCTGAGCTGCGAGCTGGCATCGTACCGTGAAACTGTCATGCGTTTGGAGGGGAAGGtcaaggagctggaggaagaggTCAAACG ACTTCGCAAAGAACTGGAACAAAATCCTGGAGAAGATTCAGag TCCCTGCCCGGCACCGGACGCCGGTTTTCCCGCTCGGAAATGGCACGGGTGGTGATGGAGAAGAACCAGTATAAGGAGCGCCTGTTTGAGCTGCAGGAGTCCATACGAAGGTCACAGGCTCACAG GCCCTCCAAGGAGGACAGAAGTGTTGAGGAGAGGAGGACAGGCGTGTGGAGGAG GTTTAACCGCTTGTTTGGCCTGACCAAGGAccccttcccaccccccccTGGCTTGCTGGGTGGCCCCCCCTCGATTATGGCGGAGCAGAGCCACCGGCAGCAGTTGGCCGTGAGCCAGACTCAGACTGA CGGTGCCCCGCCCTCCACCCTGTCCCCGCGGGTCAGGAGAAAGGAGCTGTACCGAGACATCCGGTCGCACGTGTGGAGCACTCTGGGTAAACGACAGATTCACGGCTGGAGCATGCCTATCCCGCAGACGAGCTCGCAG GTTGGCAATGGTGCTCCACCCGAGCCCAAGGATGTGCCCGTTCTAGTGCAGCTGCGACTGCTAGACCAGAgggacgccagtgccaaggTGCCC CTGGCGTGTGCGACGGCCGTCACGCCCGAGATATCGGGTGACCTCATG TGTTCGGTGTGGGTCATCTCTGGCCCCGCCTCcagcagtgatgtcacagtGATCGACCCCACACGCTCCAACACTGTCCTGGATCAGTTCAGCCTCCCGCCCACCTCCCCTGCACTCTGTCTCTGTgctgtgccccctgctg AAGGGGACTCCTCAGGAACGGTGTGGATCGGCACTCAGGATGGAAG CATTTTAGTTCACTCAGCATCCACAGCTAGGAGGCGCTGTCTGCAGTCGATCTCTCTTTCTGAAGGAGTGCACTCTCTAAC GTATTTTCAGGGTCATGTGATTGCTGGATTAGCCAATGGGTCGCTTTGTTTCTTCAGTCGCAGTTCTG ATGACTGGGATCTGCAGTCTCGGGAACTGTTGGTCTTGGGATCATCTCCAGTGCAGCCCCTCCGTTGTGTCCTGGGTCGAGGGGATCGGTTGTGGGTCGGATACTGGAACCAGATCCACGTTGTTGCTATagaggggcgtaaagtggag CACACGTTCAGCGTTTCGGAGCACCATGAGCAGCAGGTGCGGTTCCTGGGCTCGGTGGCGTGCGGGGTGTGGGCCGCATGTCGGCTGGACACCACCCTCCGGCTGTTCGACTGGGCAAGCTGTCGGCCCCTGCAAGAAGTGGACTTGGCCCATTTAGTAACGAAAACACTAG GCCCAGCCTTCCTTTCACTCTCTCCTTTACAGATCTCATCTCTAGCTGTCATCTGTGGCCGGTTATGGGTGGGAACTGGCAGTGGCGCCATTTTCTCCATCCCAATGCTGCTCA GTTCTGAGGCCTCTATCCCATATTGCACTCTGGCTGGAGCTCAGCTGTGTTACCATGGACACCGTCAGGCTGTTAAATTCATCATCTCTACCCCAG GCTGCTTAAACCTGCCCTCCACTGGCGGATCCTCCGTTTCCACCTCCCGGCTTATTCTGAGTGGAGGAGAGGGGTACATCAATTTCCGCATAG GGGACGATGGGAGCGATAGCTTGCCTGAAGCTGTCCCTCAACGTTCTGAGcgcagtcacatgatcatctGGCAGAGCTCATCCCCCTCGCTTCCAAGTCCCGCCCTCTAA
- the LOC111845804 gene encoding C-Jun-amino-terminal kinase-interacting protein 4 isoform X2, which translates to MEFSESILCAAGDLELDPEIVSEEAGKVYSELQSVIEAHGPEAVEPLVPILVWVLEGLASCRAQLKESEEEAEREKGERKELLERFQSERALRKESQERYLELDDQFEQERRAMRGREKERGQRERELERKAREQADQLVALEEQKSILARDLSTLKHTHNKLLHSYRDLLERRRDSERGDGSLSPRSPLGHSKPSEASVLQVKSRVETPPDRRLLEPLNPEDRRVGEDGGAGAASFLEAIINSTPELAEVDRRAEARAEPGNVSDLGTEHEAGGQANGDVGGNNGEEEEEEEEEEDDDDDGESLEWELRNTDSVFSELSELSQDYVESVDRGASVRGGVDQQEGILSQYEELKRTNELIDGARRALISRVEELTSERASLSCELASYRETVMRLEGKVKELEEEVKRLRKELEQNPGEDSESLPGTGRRFSRSEMARVVMEKNQYKERLFELQESIRRSQAHRPSKEDRSVEERRTGVWRRFNRLFGLTKDPFPPPPGLLGGPPSIMAEQSHRQQLAVSQTQTDGAPPSTLSPRVRRKELYRDIRSHVWSTLGKRQIHGWSMPIPQTSSQVGNGAPPEPKDVPVLVQLRLLDQRDASAKVPLACATAVTPEISGDLMCSVWVISGPASSSDVTVIDPTRSNTVLDQFSLPPTSPALCLCAVPPAEGDSSGTVWIGTQDGSILVHSASTARRRCLQSISLSEGVHSLTYFQGHVIAGLANGSLCFFSRSSDDWDLQSRELLVLGSSPVQPLRCVLGRGDRLWVGYWNQIHVVAIEGRKVEHTFSVSEHHEQQVRFLGSVACGVWAACRLDTTLRLFDWASCRPLQEVDLAHLVTKTLGPAFLSLSPLQISSLAVICGRLWVGTGSGAIFSIPMLLSSEASIPYCTLAGAQLCYHGHRQAVKFIISTPGCLNLPSTGGSSVSTSRLILSGGEGYINFRIGDDGSDSLPEAVPQRSERSHMIIWQSSSPSLPSPAL; encoded by the exons atgGAGTTCAGCGAGAGcatcctctgtgctgctggcGACTTGGAGTTGGACCCTGAGATTGTGAGCGAGGAGGCTGGCAAGGTCTACTCTGAGCTACAG TCCGTGATCGAAGCCCACGGCCCTGAGGCAGTGGAGCCACTGGTGCCCATTCTGGTGTGGGTCCTGGAGGGGCTGGCAAGCTGCCGGGCCCAGCTGAAGGAGAGTGAGGAGGAGGCtgagagggagaagggggagCGGAAGGAGCTGCTGGAGAGGTTTCAGAGTGAGAGAGCCCTGCGCAAGGAGAGCCAGGAG CGGTACCTGGAGCTGGATGACCAATTCGAGCAGGAGCGAAGGGCGATGCGGGGCAGGGAGAAGGAGCGAGGGCAGAGGGAGCGAGAGCTGGAGAGAAAAGCGCGAGAGCAGGCTGACCAGT TGGTGGCCCTGGAGGAGCAGAAATCCATCCTGGCTCGAGACCTGAGCACtttgaaacacacacataataaG CTGCTGCACAGTTACCGGGACCttctggagaggaggagggACTCGGAGAGGGGAGACGGCTCTCTGTCTCCCAGAAG TCCCCTTGGCCATTCAAAGCCTTCTGAAGCTTCAGTCTTGCAG GTGAAATCGAGAGTAGAAACTCCCCCAGATCGCCGCCTTTTGGAGCCCCTCAATCCCGAGGACAGACGAGTAGGTGAGGATGGAGGGGCGGGTGCTGCGTCCTTCTTAGAAGCCATCATCAACTCCACACCTGAGCTGGCGGAGGTGGATCGCCGAGCTGAAGCCAG aGCTGAACCTGGGAATGTGAGCGACCTCGGGACGGAACATGAGGCCGGCGGGCAGGCAAATGGAGATGTGGGGGGCAACaatggagaggaggaggaggaggaggaggaggaggaggacgacgacgacgacggaGAGAGCCTGGAATGGGAGCTGAGGAACACTGACTCGGTCTTCTCCGAGCTGTCTGAACTGAGTCAAGATTACGTGGAGAGCGTGGACCGGGGGGCCAGTGTCCGAG GCGGTGTAGACCAGCAAGAGGGCATCCTGTCCCAATATGAGGAACTGAAACGTACCAA CGAACTGATTGATGGTGCCCGTAGAGCGCTGATCAGCCGCGTGGAGGAGCTGACCAGTGAGAGGGCTTCCCTGAGCTGCGAGCTGGCATCGTACCGTGAAACTGTCATGCGTTTGGAGGGGAAGGtcaaggagctggaggaagaggTCAAACG ACTTCGCAAAGAACTGGAACAAAATCCTGGAGAAGATTCAGag TCCCTGCCCGGCACCGGACGCCGGTTTTCCCGCTCGGAAATGGCACGGGTGGTGATGGAGAAGAACCAGTATAAGGAGCGCCTGTTTGAGCTGCAGGAGTCCATACGAAGGTCACAGGCTCACAG GCCCTCCAAGGAGGACAGAAGTGTTGAGGAGAGGAGGACAGGCGTGTGGAGGAG GTTTAACCGCTTGTTTGGCCTGACCAAGGAccccttcccaccccccccTGGCTTGCTGGGTGGCCCCCCCTCGATTATGGCGGAGCAGAGCCACCGGCAGCAGTTGGCCGTGAGCCAGACTCAGACTGA CGGTGCCCCGCCCTCCACCCTGTCCCCGCGGGTCAGGAGAAAGGAGCTGTACCGAGACATCCGGTCGCACGTGTGGAGCACTCTGGGTAAACGACAGATTCACGGCTGGAGCATGCCTATCCCGCAGACGAGCTCGCAG GTTGGCAATGGTGCTCCACCCGAGCCCAAGGATGTGCCCGTTCTAGTGCAGCTGCGACTGCTAGACCAGAgggacgccagtgccaaggTGCCC CTGGCGTGTGCGACGGCCGTCACGCCCGAGATATCGGGTGACCTCATG TGTTCGGTGTGGGTCATCTCTGGCCCCGCCTCcagcagtgatgtcacagtGATCGACCCCACACGCTCCAACACTGTCCTGGATCAGTTCAGCCTCCCGCCCACCTCCCCTGCACTCTGTCTCTGTgctgtgccccctgctg AAGGGGACTCCTCAGGAACGGTGTGGATCGGCACTCAGGATGGAAG CATTTTAGTTCACTCAGCATCCACAGCTAGGAGGCGCTGTCTGCAGTCGATCTCTCTTTCTGAAGGAGTGCACTCTCTAAC GTATTTTCAGGGTCATGTGATTGCTGGATTAGCCAATGGGTCGCTTTGTTTCTTCAGTCGCAGTTCTG ATGACTGGGATCTGCAGTCTCGGGAACTGTTGGTCTTGGGATCATCTCCAGTGCAGCCCCTCCGTTGTGTCCTGGGTCGAGGGGATCGGTTGTGGGTCGGATACTGGAACCAGATCCACGTTGTTGCTATagaggggcgtaaagtggag CACACGTTCAGCGTTTCGGAGCACCATGAGCAGCAGGTGCGGTTCCTGGGCTCGGTGGCGTGCGGGGTGTGGGCCGCATGTCGGCTGGACACCACCCTCCGGCTGTTCGACTGGGCAAGCTGTCGGCCCCTGCAAGAAGTGGACTTGGCCCATTTAGTAACGAAAACACTAG GCCCAGCCTTCCTTTCACTCTCTCCTTTACAGATCTCATCTCTAGCTGTCATCTGTGGCCGGTTATGGGTGGGAACTGGCAGTGGCGCCATTTTCTCCATCCCAATGCTGCTCA GTTCTGAGGCCTCTATCCCATATTGCACTCTGGCTGGAGCTCAGCTGTGTTACCATGGACACCGTCAGGCTGTTAAATTCATCATCTCTACCCCAG GCTGCTTAAACCTGCCCTCCACTGGCGGATCCTCCGTTTCCACCTCCCGGCTTATTCTGAGTGGAGGAGAGGGGTACATCAATTTCCGCATAG GGGACGATGGGAGCGATAGCTTGCCTGAAGCTGTCCCTCAACGTTCTGAGcgcagtcacatgatcatctGGCAGAGCTCATCCCCCTCGCTTCCAAGTCCCGCCCTCTAA
- the LOC111845804 gene encoding C-Jun-amino-terminal kinase-interacting protein 4 isoform X3, whose protein sequence is MEFSESILCAAGDLELDPEIVSEEAGKVYSELQSVIEAHGPEAVEPLVPILVWVLEGLASCRAQLKESEEEAEREKGERKELLERFQSERALRKESQERYLELDDQFEQERRAMRGREKERGQRERELERKAREQADQLVALEEQKSILARDLSTLKHTHNKLLHSYRDLLERRRDSERGDGSLSPRSPLGHSKPSEASVLQVKSRVETPPDRRLLEPLNPEDRRVGEDGGAGAASFLEAIINSTPELAEVDRRAEASRAEPGNVSDLGTEHEAGGQANGDVGGNNGEEEEEEEEEEDDDDDGESLEWELRNTDSVFSELSELSQDYVESVDRGASVRGGVDQQEGILSQYEELKRTNELIDGARRALISRVEELTSERASLSCELASYRETVMRLEGKVKELEEEVKRLRKELEQNPGEDSESLPGTGRRFSRSEMARVVMEKNQYKERLFELQESIRRSQAHRPSKEDRSVEERRTGVWRRFNRLFGLTKDPFPPPPGLLGGPPSIMAEQSHRQQLAVSQTQTDGAPPSTLSPRVRRKELYRDIRSHVWSTLGKRQIHGWSMPIPQTSSQVGNGAPPEPKDVPVLVQLRLLDQRDASAKLACATAVTPEISGDLMCSVWVISGPASSSDVTVIDPTRSNTVLDQFSLPPTSPALCLCAVPPAEGDSSGTVWIGTQDGSILVHSASTARRRCLQSISLSEGVHSLTYFQGHVIAGLANGSLCFFSRSSDDWDLQSRELLVLGSSPVQPLRCVLGRGDRLWVGYWNQIHVVAIEGRKVEHTFSVSEHHEQQVRFLGSVACGVWAACRLDTTLRLFDWASCRPLQEVDLAHLVTKTLGPAFLSLSPLQISSLAVICGRLWVGTGSGAIFSIPMLLSSEASIPYCTLAGAQLCYHGHRQAVKFIISTPGCLNLPSTGGSSVSTSRLILSGGEGYINFRIGDDGSDSLPEAVPQRSERSHMIIWQSSSPSLPSPAL, encoded by the exons atgGAGTTCAGCGAGAGcatcctctgtgctgctggcGACTTGGAGTTGGACCCTGAGATTGTGAGCGAGGAGGCTGGCAAGGTCTACTCTGAGCTACAG TCCGTGATCGAAGCCCACGGCCCTGAGGCAGTGGAGCCACTGGTGCCCATTCTGGTGTGGGTCCTGGAGGGGCTGGCAAGCTGCCGGGCCCAGCTGAAGGAGAGTGAGGAGGAGGCtgagagggagaagggggagCGGAAGGAGCTGCTGGAGAGGTTTCAGAGTGAGAGAGCCCTGCGCAAGGAGAGCCAGGAG CGGTACCTGGAGCTGGATGACCAATTCGAGCAGGAGCGAAGGGCGATGCGGGGCAGGGAGAAGGAGCGAGGGCAGAGGGAGCGAGAGCTGGAGAGAAAAGCGCGAGAGCAGGCTGACCAGT TGGTGGCCCTGGAGGAGCAGAAATCCATCCTGGCTCGAGACCTGAGCACtttgaaacacacacataataaG CTGCTGCACAGTTACCGGGACCttctggagaggaggagggACTCGGAGAGGGGAGACGGCTCTCTGTCTCCCAGAAG TCCCCTTGGCCATTCAAAGCCTTCTGAAGCTTCAGTCTTGCAG GTGAAATCGAGAGTAGAAACTCCCCCAGATCGCCGCCTTTTGGAGCCCCTCAATCCCGAGGACAGACGAGTAGGTGAGGATGGAGGGGCGGGTGCTGCGTCCTTCTTAGAAGCCATCATCAACTCCACACCTGAGCTGGCGGAGGTGGATCGCCGAGCTGAAGCCAG cagaGCTGAACCTGGGAATGTGAGCGACCTCGGGACGGAACATGAGGCCGGCGGGCAGGCAAATGGAGATGTGGGGGGCAACaatggagaggaggaggaggaggaggaggaggaggaggacgacgacgacgacggaGAGAGCCTGGAATGGGAGCTGAGGAACACTGACTCGGTCTTCTCCGAGCTGTCTGAACTGAGTCAAGATTACGTGGAGAGCGTGGACCGGGGGGCCAGTGTCCGAG GCGGTGTAGACCAGCAAGAGGGCATCCTGTCCCAATATGAGGAACTGAAACGTACCAA CGAACTGATTGATGGTGCCCGTAGAGCGCTGATCAGCCGCGTGGAGGAGCTGACCAGTGAGAGGGCTTCCCTGAGCTGCGAGCTGGCATCGTACCGTGAAACTGTCATGCGTTTGGAGGGGAAGGtcaaggagctggaggaagaggTCAAACG ACTTCGCAAAGAACTGGAACAAAATCCTGGAGAAGATTCAGag TCCCTGCCCGGCACCGGACGCCGGTTTTCCCGCTCGGAAATGGCACGGGTGGTGATGGAGAAGAACCAGTATAAGGAGCGCCTGTTTGAGCTGCAGGAGTCCATACGAAGGTCACAGGCTCACAG GCCCTCCAAGGAGGACAGAAGTGTTGAGGAGAGGAGGACAGGCGTGTGGAGGAG GTTTAACCGCTTGTTTGGCCTGACCAAGGAccccttcccaccccccccTGGCTTGCTGGGTGGCCCCCCCTCGATTATGGCGGAGCAGAGCCACCGGCAGCAGTTGGCCGTGAGCCAGACTCAGACTGA CGGTGCCCCGCCCTCCACCCTGTCCCCGCGGGTCAGGAGAAAGGAGCTGTACCGAGACATCCGGTCGCACGTGTGGAGCACTCTGGGTAAACGACAGATTCACGGCTGGAGCATGCCTATCCCGCAGACGAGCTCGCAG GTTGGCAATGGTGCTCCACCCGAGCCCAAGGATGTGCCCGTTCTAGTGCAGCTGCGACTGCTAGACCAGAgggacgccagtgccaag CTGGCGTGTGCGACGGCCGTCACGCCCGAGATATCGGGTGACCTCATG TGTTCGGTGTGGGTCATCTCTGGCCCCGCCTCcagcagtgatgtcacagtGATCGACCCCACACGCTCCAACACTGTCCTGGATCAGTTCAGCCTCCCGCCCACCTCCCCTGCACTCTGTCTCTGTgctgtgccccctgctg AAGGGGACTCCTCAGGAACGGTGTGGATCGGCACTCAGGATGGAAG CATTTTAGTTCACTCAGCATCCACAGCTAGGAGGCGCTGTCTGCAGTCGATCTCTCTTTCTGAAGGAGTGCACTCTCTAAC GTATTTTCAGGGTCATGTGATTGCTGGATTAGCCAATGGGTCGCTTTGTTTCTTCAGTCGCAGTTCTG ATGACTGGGATCTGCAGTCTCGGGAACTGTTGGTCTTGGGATCATCTCCAGTGCAGCCCCTCCGTTGTGTCCTGGGTCGAGGGGATCGGTTGTGGGTCGGATACTGGAACCAGATCCACGTTGTTGCTATagaggggcgtaaagtggag CACACGTTCAGCGTTTCGGAGCACCATGAGCAGCAGGTGCGGTTCCTGGGCTCGGTGGCGTGCGGGGTGTGGGCCGCATGTCGGCTGGACACCACCCTCCGGCTGTTCGACTGGGCAAGCTGTCGGCCCCTGCAAGAAGTGGACTTGGCCCATTTAGTAACGAAAACACTAG GCCCAGCCTTCCTTTCACTCTCTCCTTTACAGATCTCATCTCTAGCTGTCATCTGTGGCCGGTTATGGGTGGGAACTGGCAGTGGCGCCATTTTCTCCATCCCAATGCTGCTCA GTTCTGAGGCCTCTATCCCATATTGCACTCTGGCTGGAGCTCAGCTGTGTTACCATGGACACCGTCAGGCTGTTAAATTCATCATCTCTACCCCAG GCTGCTTAAACCTGCCCTCCACTGGCGGATCCTCCGTTTCCACCTCCCGGCTTATTCTGAGTGGAGGAGAGGGGTACATCAATTTCCGCATAG GGGACGATGGGAGCGATAGCTTGCCTGAAGCTGTCCCTCAACGTTCTGAGcgcagtcacatgatcatctGGCAGAGCTCATCCCCCTCGCTTCCAAGTCCCGCCCTCTAA